From Symphalangus syndactylus isolate Jambi chromosome 5, NHGRI_mSymSyn1-v2.1_pri, whole genome shotgun sequence:
GCAGTTCTTTGCCCCTGTGTCCCTGATGCTGCCTCCCAAAGGCACAGTCCCCATGCTCCCCACTGCCCTCTAAGGAGAAAGCTTAGTGGGAATGGCACCTGGAATATAGAAGAGAACACCTGAATGAGATGGGGTCGGGGAGGGGGCTGCTGAGTGTCTTCATTGCCTTCCACTTCCCTTTCTCCAGCCTCCTCAGTTCCAGATTTTGAGGAAGCTGTCCCAGGAACCTGTGGCCACAGCCATCCCATCAGCTGTGACTCCCAGGCAGCTGACCCTGTTATCGTGGCCAGAGAGGATGcctgaggaagaaggaaaggagtcAGCCTGTCTCTCCAAGCTGATTTGGAAAgcagtgtgtgcatgcatgcaagTGTATGCGTgcatgggtgtgggtgtgggtgtggggggtatgtgtgcatgtgtgcgtgtgtgtgcatgtgtgggtgtgtgtacgtgtgtgtgtgtgcatgtgtgcttgaGCACATGCATGCAGGGATCCTAGACTTGGTAGGCTGGGCTCAACCCCTGAAGAAGGCTAAGAGACTGAAAGAGGATTAGCCATAGGGCAGGGGGTTCTCTGTCAAGAGCTTTGGTTGGGGGAGGGCTGGGATCAGACAGAGAAAGGCTGGAAGCATCTGTGTACTATGAAAAAAAGCGAGGGCACCTTGACAGGTGCTGGAAAACAGAAGGCAACCGCTTATCCTATTTCTTtgtttccagatgaagaaactgaggcccatggaGGAGTGACTTGTGCAAGGTCACTCAGAAAGTGAGCAACAGAATTAGGATTTGGATTCTGCCCCGGCCAGTGTTATTTTCATCAGCACCTGGCCTCTTGATAGAGAAGAAGCCATCCTATCTGACTAACTTCAGGCTAGTCTTAGATGAGCCCTAGGCTGCAGTCAGGGCCCTCGGGCCACTCCAGATCTCCTTGATTCTGCCTTGATTCCATGTTTCCCTGAGGCTGTCTTGCCTCTCAGTGGGTGTCCCTGAAATGCCAGGAACCCAGAACTGACCGGACAGTCATGGTCCACGGATCTCCTAGGGCAGGGAGCAGCCATGGCATTGGGCAGTGGAGAGAGGCTGCTTAGAGCAACACTGAGGGAAGACAGTCCTAGTTGGGAACCAAGGGGTACTGGATTCCGTGGGTGGAGTCACCCAGTGACAAGGGACAGCAGTAAGAGAGTCTGAAATGAGAGCTGAAGGGGGCTAGAGAATGGGGAGGGAAGGCTGGGGAGGGTCCTTCCAGCTGAGGAAGCAGCAGCCAGGGCTGGCCCTTACCCACACGCTCAGACTTCATGGAGTCCCAGACATTGCAGTTGAAGTCGTCGTAGCCAGCGAATAGCAGGCGGCCACTGAGGGAGAAGGCCACGGACGTGATGCCGCAGATGATGCTCTCGTGGGAGAAGCAGATCAGCTCCTGGTCTGCCCGCAGGTCAAACAAGCGGCAGGAAGCATCATCCGAGCCCGTGCAGATGGCCTCTCCATTGGGGAAGAACTGAGGGCACAGGTGGCAAGTGCGTCAGGGATCAGACCTGGGCAGCCCACAGCCTCTCCCGCCCTCTGCCTCCCACCTGACAGCTCCAGGGCAAGCCGCTGCTCTCAGCCTCCCTGCCTGTCCCTTCCTTGGTTTGGGGTAAGAAGCAGCCCTGCCAACACATATCACGTGCCAGTGACTTCCCTATGCCCCTCACCCGCTCTGCACTGTACAGCGCTGCAGGCAGGCATCATTTCCACGTCGCAGGCAAGAGCACCAAGGCTTGCCTGCAGTGACCTGGCTAGAAGGGCAGACGGAGTTTGTCCCAGACTCCTAGACTACACAAGTGGGCTGGATCAGGGTGTGCAAGAACAGGATCAAGTACAAATGCAAGGCCTGAATCTCATTGCGAGGAAATGTCAGATAAGCTCAAACGGAGGGCGAGTCTATAGAAAACTGGTttgtactcttcaaaaatgtcaatgaCATACAAGACAATGAAAGGTGGGAAAACAGTTCCAGTTTAAAGGTGACGAAAGAGATATGGCAAGGAAATGTAATGCACGTTTCCAGATTGGATCCtggacagaaaaaaatgttaactatcGTGGACACTTTTGAGGCAATTGGTGAAATTCGAATATAGACTGTAGACTATAGTATTGTGTCAATGTTAAGTTTCCTGATTTTAAGACTCATACTGTGATTATGTTACAGAAGGGCTTTGTTTTAGGAAGTACTTAAGGGGTAAAGAAACATGATGTCTGCAACCGACTTtcaaaagacacagaaagaaaatgtgtatctacatctaagtgtgtatgtgtgtgtttatctaTGGCTATTTCTCTACagagaaaaaatgataaagcaaacGTGATAAaatgggctggacatggtggctcatgcctgtaatcccaatattttgagagactgaggcaggaggattgcttgagctcagaaattccacctcagtctgggcaacatagtgggaacccatctctacacaaaaatcaaaacattagccaagcgtggtcacacgcacctgtagtcccagctactcaggaggctgtggtgggaggattggttgaaccctggaggttgaggctgcagtgagccatgatcgcaccactgcatccagactgggcaacagtgtgagactgtctccaaaaaaaggaaagaaagaaagggctagGGAAGactgtgggcatggtggctcacacctgtaataccagcactgcactctgggaagctgaggtgggaggatcacctcaggtcaagagttcaagaccagcctggccaacacggcaaaatccagtctctactaaaaatacaaaaattagccgggcgtggtggcgcacacctgtaatcccagctactcgggaggctgaagcaggagaattgctccaacccaggaggcagaggttgcagtgagccaagattgcaccattgtactccagcctggacgacagagtgagactcttgtctcaaaaaaaaaaaaaaggggaggttGGCTAGGGAAGCTATGGGAGGGGCAAAGGATGTGTATTGTATGTGTTGTGGGGAGTGTGGGGGAAAGAGTTGGAGTGAAGCAGGGGTGGGGGGCGCACTCACACAGATGGCGTTGATGTCCGACTCATGGCCAGTGAATGTCTGACGGCAGGTCCCCTCTCGCACATCCCAGAGCTTGGCGCTGGCATCGCAGGCCCCCGAAATGAAGAGATTGAAGTCAGGAGACACAGCCAGGCTCATGCAGTCACCCGTGTGCCCCACAAACACAGTCTTCTGCTGCCCAGTCTCAATGTCCCACAAGGCACTGCCAAAAGGGAGGGAGACTGTTAGAGAAAGGCCAGGCCCACTCCCGAGCCCCAACACCAGCAACGTTCAGCCTCACCACGTGGTGTCCCCCGAGCTGGTCACAATATTGTTGTCATCCAGGAAGCGGCAGCAGGAGAGATAACCTGGAGGCAGTTAGAAGGACAGTGCCCTAGCTGCAGAGCCACAGCCCACTGGAAACCCAGGGTTCCCTGAACCCctcaggaagggaggagagggtcTCTCCCTCACCTGTGTGAGCAGAAAGCTCCCGGCTGACCTTGACATTGCCCTCACGGGATTTGAGGTTGTAAATGGAACACATGTTGTCCAGCCCCCCACATGCCACAAAGTTCCCTGATGGGGCATAGGCACAGGTCATGACCCAGGAGGAGCGCAGTGGGATGGCGTGCACCTGCAGGGAGGGTGGTTTGAGCAGAGATGGGACCGGAGCCAAGCTCCCAGCTGGGCAGAGGAGGGTAGGCATAGCGCCCCTAGGAAGGATGAGGTGGTGGAGGCTCGGGGAGGCAGGGCTGGTACCTTGTTGGTGGTGTAGCTGTCCCACACGATCAGCTTCCCATCTTGCGAGGCACTTACCAGCAGCCTGGGGAGAGGGCATCCCATATCATGCAAGCctctccttcccaccttcctcAATCCCGCTCTCGCCCTCCCATTCTCGGATCCCCCCCAAGCCTCACTTAGAATCAGTGGCCCAGTGCATGGCATAGATCTTGGCCAGGTGCCCCCTTAACGTCCTCCGTGTCCGCATCTGGACTCGTCCCACCACCTCTAGGCCAGACACCAGCTGCAGAGAGAGGGGCACTGAATATCAGGGTGAGCAGTTTACATGCCCAGATGTCTGTCACTGCCACTGATCTATACAAgttcctgctctgtgccaggctgtAGGTCAGGCCCCCAGCCTTAGAGAAATAAGTCTCTGTCCTGGAGTGTCTTAGACTGATGTGGGAAAGAGATGCATGCATGGCCAGGGGCGTGTTGCTAAGTGTTTAACAAGCACCTCTCCAGTGTTGGTGAGGAAGGTGGGAAGGTGATTTCCATGATCTGAATACTTGCACTTTGACCAATTTCCAGCTGCCAGTGTGAGGTCATTGGAAACAGATTTGGGAAGAGATGCACATAGCTGGCTCTCCCAAGCCGAGAGGAGCCTGCTTTCACCCACCACTGCAGCATGGCTAGCTTTTTAACTGGGTGCCTGGGCATCACCATGACCCTGAACTGCACCT
This genomic window contains:
- the GNB3 gene encoding guanine nucleotide-binding protein G(I)/G(S)/G(T) subunit beta-3 isoform X3, with product MGEMEQLRQEAEQLKKQIADARKACADVTLAELVSGLEVVGRVQMRTRRTLRGHLAKIYAMHWATDSKLLVSASQDGKLIVWDSYTTNKVHAIPLRSSWVMTCAYAPSGNFVACGGLDNMCSIYNLKSREGNVKVSRELSAHTGYLSCCRFLDDNNIVTSSGDTTALWDIETGQQKTVFVGHTGDCMSLAVSPDFNLFISGACDASAKLWDVREGTCRQTFTGHESDINAICFFPNGEAICTGSDDASCRLFDLRADQELICFSHESIICGITSVAFSLSGRLLFAGYDDFNCNVWDSMKSERVGILSGHDNRVSCLGVTADGMAVATGSWDSFLKIWN
- the GNB3 gene encoding guanine nucleotide-binding protein G(I)/G(S)/G(T) subunit beta-3 isoform X1, translating into MGEMEQLRQEAEQLKKQIADARKACADVTLAELVSGLEVVGRVQMRTRRTLRGHLAKIYAMHWATDSKLLVSASQDGKLIVWDSYTTNKVHAIPLRSSWVMTCAYAPSGNFVACGGLDNMCSIYNLKSREGNVKVSRELSAHTGYLSCCRFLDDNNIVTSSGDTTCALWDIETGQQKTVFVGHTGDCMSLAVSPDFNLFISGACDASAKLWDVREGTCRQTFTGHESDINAICFFPNGEAICTGSDDASCRLFDLRADQELICFSHESIICGITSVAFSLSGRLLFAGYDDFNCNVWDSMKSERVGKGQPWLLLPQLEGPSPAFPPHSLAPFSSHFRLSYCCPLSLGDSTHGIQYPLVPN
- the GNB3 gene encoding guanine nucleotide-binding protein G(I)/G(S)/G(T) subunit beta-3 isoform X2; the protein is MGEMEQLRQEAEQLKKQIADARKACADVTLAELVSGLEVVGRVQMRTRRTLRGHLAKIYAMHWATDSKLLVSASQDGKLIVWDSYTTNKVHAIPLRSSWVMTCAYAPSGNFVACGGLDNMCSIYNLKSREGNVKVSRELSAHTGYLSCCRFLDDNNIVTSSGDTTCALWDIETGQQKTVFVGHTGDCMSLAVSPDFNLFISGACDASAKLWDVREGTCRQTFTGHESDINAICFFPNGEAICTGSDDASCRLFDLRADQELICFSHESIICGITSVAFSLSGRLLFAGYDDFNCNVWDSMKSERVGILSGHDNRVSCLGVTADGMAVATGSWDSFLKIWN